One Rosa chinensis cultivar Old Blush chromosome 5, RchiOBHm-V2, whole genome shotgun sequence genomic region harbors:
- the LOC112164421 gene encoding receptor-like protein 2, with product MGANNLGGDISMLNFSKLSQLSKLDLRQNNFFGILPRSLYSCKFLKAIQVANNNLEVQIEPEILSLKSLSFLSLGMNKRLTNIKEAMRILMGCKRLAFLSLASSFLGEEMPNIVEMVDFNGFQNLLLLNLNSCNLSGIIPSWLSKLKMLLVLDLNNNRITGSIPSWLGTLPRLQALLMEFNQLSGEFPKELCTLPMLVSGQAAAQVGRFYLELPIYYQPSADAVTKQYNYLFFNPFIHLGHNFLSGNIPIEIGQLQLLRWLDLSANNFSGNIPDQISNLKYIEILDLSMNHLSGEIPASFTSLNFLSSLNVSYNNLGGPIPSSTQLQSFNASAFEGNLKLCGAPLPNKCRTTTRADAPDMSTQDVDTKEHQIPWFYVSVALGFITGFCGVCGPLVLMTKWRYAYYHFLDNVQDRFHVMIAKRMASMKRRFV from the coding sequence ATGGGAGCCAACAACTTGGGAGGTGATATCTCCATGCTCAATTTTTCCAAACTTAGCCAACTTAGTAAACTCGACTTGCGACAAAATAACTTCTTTGGTATCTTGCCGAGAAGCCTCTACTCGTGCAAGTTCTTGAAAGCAATTCAAGTGGCCAACAATAATCTAGAGGTTCAAATAGAGCCTGAAAttctttcattgaaatccctGTCCTTCCTCTCACTTGGTATGAACAAACGTTTGACAAATATCAAAGAGGCAATGAGGATACTGATGGGTTGCAAACGCCTTGCATTCCTATCATTAGCATCCAGTTTTTTAGGTGAGGAAATGCCGAATATTGTTGAAATGGTGGATTTTAATGGATTTCAAAATCTTCTACTTTTAAATTTGAATTCATGTAACCTCAGTGGTATAATTCCTTCATGGCTATCGAAGCTGAAAATGTTACTGGTCTTGGATCTGAATAACAACAGAATCACTGGCTCAATTCCAAGTTGGCTGGGGACTCTTCCAAGGCTGCAAGCTTTATTGATGGAATTCAACCAACTTTCTGGAGAATTTCCAAAGGAATTGTGCACACTACCTATGTTAGTATCTGGACAAGCTGCAGCTCAAGTAGGTCGTTTTTATCTTGAACTGCCTATCTACTACCAACCTAGTGCTGATGCAGTAACAAAACagtacaattatttattttttaacccATTTATACACCTAGGTCACAATTTCCTTAGTGGGAATATACCTATTGAGATTGGCCAATTGCAGCTTCTCCGATGGCTGGATCTTAGTGCTAACAACTTCTCTGGCAACATTCCAGACCAAATATCTAACCTGAAGTACATTGAGATACTGGATCTCTCCATGAACCATTTGTCTGGAGAAATCCCGGCATCATTCACAAGTCTTAATTTCTTATCAAGTTTGAATGTCTCTTACAATAATCTTGGTGGACCAATACCATCAAGCACTCAACTCCAAAGTTTCAATGCTTCAGCATTTGAGGGGAATCTGAAACTTTGTGGTGCCCCACTTCCGAATAAGTGTAGGACAACAACGAGGGCTGATGCACCTGATATGAGCACCCAAGATGTAGACACCAAGgagcatcaaattccatggttttATGTTTCTGTGGCACTTGGGTTCATTACAGGATTTTGTGGAGTCTGTGGTCCTTTAGTGCTTATGACGAAGTGGAGGTATGCATATTACCATTTCCTAGACAATGTACAAGACAGGTTCCATGTGATGATAGCAAAGCGTATGGCAAGCATGAAGAGAAGGTTTGTTTAG